Proteins co-encoded in one Candidatus Thiodictyon syntrophicum genomic window:
- a CDS encoding type I restriction endonuclease subunit R: MTEKEIEQALIEKLGDLKYSYRPDIRDRAALEQNFREKFETLNRVHLTDGEFHRLLDSIITSDVFAAARHLRSRNSFERDDGTPLYYTLVNLNDWCKNSFEVVNQLRISTDYSHHRYDTILVINGIPAVQIELKTLGLSPRRAMQQIVDYKNDPGNGYTRTLLCFLQIFIVSNRSDTWYFANNNSRHFSFNADERFLPLYQFADVDNTKITHLDSFADAFLAKCQLAEMISRYMVLVAGEQKLLMMQPYQIYAVKAIVDSIHQHCGNGYVWHTTGSGKTLTSFKAATLLKDNPDIDKCLFVVDRKDLDRQTREEFNKFQEGCVEENTNTETLVRRLLSDDYADKVIVTTIQKLGLALDGTNKRNYKERLEPLRRQRMVFIFDECHRSQFGENHQAIKEFFPKAQLFGFTGTPIFEQNAGYQQIQGQQASYRTTADIFQQQLHAYTITHAIEDRNVLRFHVDYYKADGQKQPKPGEALAKRAIIEAILAKHEAATNGRKFNALLATASINDAIEYHALFKAVQAQKLSEQQAADADFQPLNIACVFSPPAEGNKDVQQIQEDLPQEKADNQQEPDKKKEALKFIIADYNAQYGSNHSIGEFDLYYQDIQKRIKDQQYPNADVPHAQKIDITLVVDMLLTGFDSKYLNTLYVDKNLKHHGLIQAFSRTNHVLNDTKPYGNILDFRQQQDAVDTAIGLFSGQTGKQAREIWLVDKAPVVIDKLQAAVQNLSDFMQSQGLANTPDAVPNLKGDAARGQFINLFKEVQRLKTQLDQYTDLTDDNRQAIEQILPKDQLLGFKGVYLDTAQRLKAKQDKGGEKIDPAVQQLDFEFVLFASSLIDYDYIMALITRYAGQAPGKQRMSRAELIGLIHSDAKLIDDRDALTDYIDSLDTGKPHTVEGVREQYAQYKVAKTAQAIADLAKRHGLSAAALQGFVDAILRRMIFDGELLNDLLAPLQLGWKARTKAELALMEDLIPLLHKLAQGREISGLGAYEQ; the protein is encoded by the coding sequence ATGACAGAAAAAGAAATCGAGCAGGCCCTGATCGAGAAACTGGGCGATCTGAAATACAGCTACCGCCCCGACATCCGCGACCGTGCCGCACTGGAGCAGAACTTCCGCGAGAAGTTCGAGACCCTGAACCGCGTCCATCTGACCGACGGCGAGTTCCACCGCCTGCTGGACTCGATTATTACCTCCGACGTCTTCGCCGCCGCCCGCCACCTGCGCAGCCGTAACAGCTTCGAACGCGATGACGGCACCCCGCTCTACTACACCCTGGTCAACCTCAACGACTGGTGCAAGAACAGTTTCGAGGTGGTCAATCAGTTGCGGATCAGCACTGATTACAGCCATCACCGTTACGACACGATCCTGGTCATCAACGGCATCCCAGCCGTCCAGATCGAGCTGAAGACCTTGGGCCTAAGCCCACGCCGGGCCATGCAGCAGATCGTCGATTACAAGAACGACCCCGGCAACGGCTACACCAGGACGCTGCTCTGTTTCCTGCAGATCTTCATCGTCAGCAACCGCAGCGACACCTGGTACTTCGCCAACAACAACAGCCGCCACTTCAGCTTCAACGCCGACGAGCGCTTCCTGCCGCTGTACCAGTTCGCGGACGTCGACAACACCAAGATCACCCATCTGGACAGCTTCGCCGACGCCTTCCTCGCCAAGTGCCAGCTTGCCGAGATGATCAGCCGTTACATGGTGCTGGTCGCCGGCGAGCAGAAGCTCCTGATGATGCAGCCCTATCAAATCTACGCCGTCAAGGCGATCGTCGATTCCATCCACCAGCACTGCGGCAACGGCTACGTCTGGCATACCACCGGCAGCGGCAAGACGCTCACCTCATTCAAGGCAGCCACCCTGCTCAAGGACAATCCGGATATCGACAAGTGCCTGTTCGTGGTGGATCGAAAAGACCTGGACCGGCAGACGCGGGAGGAATTCAACAAGTTCCAGGAAGGCTGCGTCGAGGAGAACACCAACACCGAAACCCTGGTGCGCCGGCTGCTCTCCGACGACTACGCCGACAAGGTCATCGTCACCACCATCCAGAAGCTCGGCCTGGCGCTGGATGGAACGAACAAACGTAACTACAAAGAACGTCTTGAACCGCTGCGCCGCCAACGCATGGTCTTCATCTTCGACGAATGCCACCGCTCGCAATTCGGTGAGAACCACCAGGCCATCAAGGAGTTCTTCCCCAAGGCGCAACTATTCGGCTTCACCGGCACGCCCATCTTCGAGCAGAACGCCGGCTACCAGCAGATCCAAGGCCAACAGGCGTCCTACCGCACCACGGCCGACATCTTCCAGCAGCAATTGCACGCCTACACCATCACCCACGCCATCGAAGACCGCAACGTGCTGCGCTTCCATGTGGACTACTACAAGGCCGATGGCCAGAAGCAGCCCAAGCCGGGTGAGGCGCTGGCGAAAAGGGCCATCATCGAGGCGATTCTGGCCAAACACGAGGCCGCGACCAACGGGCGCAAGTTCAATGCCCTGCTGGCCACCGCCTCCATCAACGACGCCATCGAATACCACGCGCTGTTCAAAGCCGTTCAGGCCCAAAAGCTGAGCGAGCAACAGGCAGCGGACGCCGACTTCCAGCCGCTCAACATCGCCTGCGTCTTCTCCCCGCCAGCCGAGGGCAACAAGGACGTGCAGCAGATTCAGGAGGACCTGCCGCAGGAAAAGGCCGACAATCAACAGGAACCCGACAAGAAGAAGGAGGCCCTCAAGTTTATCATCGCCGACTACAACGCCCAGTACGGCAGCAATCATAGCATCGGCGAGTTCGATCTCTACTATCAGGACATCCAAAAGCGCATCAAGGACCAGCAATACCCCAATGCCGACGTCCCCCACGCGCAGAAGATCGACATCACCCTGGTGGTGGACATGCTGCTCACCGGCTTCGATTCCAAGTATCTGAACACCCTCTACGTCGATAAGAACCTCAAACACCACGGCCTGATCCAGGCGTTTTCGCGCACCAACCACGTGCTCAACGACACCAAGCCCTACGGCAACATCCTCGACTTTCGCCAGCAACAAGACGCCGTGGACACCGCCATCGGCCTCTTCTCCGGCCAGACCGGCAAGCAGGCCCGCGAAATCTGGCTGGTGGACAAGGCCCCAGTGGTCATCGACAAGCTGCAAGCCGCCGTCCAAAACTTAAGCGACTTCATGCAGTCGCAAGGCCTGGCCAACACCCCCGACGCGGTGCCCAACCTCAAGGGCGACGCCGCGCGCGGCCAGTTCATCAACCTGTTCAAGGAGGTACAACGCCTCAAGACCCAGCTCGACCAATACACCGACCTCACCGACGACAACCGCCAAGCCATCGAACAGATCCTGCCCAAGGACCAGTTGCTGGGCTTCAAGGGCGTCTATCTGGACACCGCCCAGCGCCTGAAGGCGAAACAGGACAAGGGCGGCGAGAAGATCGATCCCGCAGTCCAACAGCTCGATTTCGAGTTCGTGCTGTTCGCATCGAGCCTCATCGACTACGACTACATCATGGCGCTGATTACCCGCTACGCCGGCCAGGCGCCGGGCAAGCAGAGGATGAGCCGTGCCGAGTTGATAGGCCTGATTCACTCCGATGCCAAACTCATCGATGATCGGGACGCCCTCACCGACTACATCGATAGCCTCGACACCGGCAAGCCCCACACCGTCGAAGGTGTGCGTGAGCAATACGCCCAATACAAGGTCGCCAAGACCGCCCAGGCCATCGCTGACCTGGCCAAGAGGCACGGCCTGTCCGCCGCCGCCCTGCAGGGCTTTGTGGACGCCATCCTGCGCCGCATGATCTTCGACGGCGAGCTGCTCAATGACCTGTTGGCCCCGCTGCAACTGGGCTGGAAGGCGCGTACCAAGGCGGAACTGGCGCTGATGGAAGACCTGATTCCGCTGCTGCACAAACTCGCCCAGGGGCGGGAGATTTCGGGGCTGGGGGCGTATGAGCAATAA
- a CDS encoding DUF2887 domain-containing protein — MKGLSLDLRLLRLIVMEPAATPAEARDLVCNPDPAEDRLEILDLVETILVYKFPALTREEVRVMLHLPETELTKTRFYQEVFGEGREEGREEGREEGRRQASIEILAQLLSAKLGPPSAALRARMESADIETLSHWCGRVLTADRLDDIFGEPH; from the coding sequence TTGAAGGGACTAAGCCTCGATCTGAGGCTGTTGCGCCTGATCGTCATGGAGCCTGCGGCGACACCTGCCGAGGCGCGCGACCTGGTGTGCAATCCCGATCCGGCCGAGGACCGGCTGGAGATCCTGGACCTGGTCGAGACCATCTTGGTCTACAAATTTCCGGCCCTCACCCGCGAGGAGGTTAGAGTTATGTTGCACCTGCCCGAAACAGAGCTTACGAAGACCCGCTTTTATCAGGAGGTCTTCGGCGAGGGGCGAGAGGAAGGGCGAGAGGAGGGACGGGAGGAAGGCCGTCGGCAAGCCTCGATCGAGATCCTCGCTCAACTTCTTTCCGCCAAACTCGGCCCACCTTCCGCGGCACTGCGCGCGCGGATGGAATCCGCCGACATCGAGACCCTGTCGCATTGGTGCGGGCGCGTCCTGACCGCCGACAGGCTCGACGATATCTTCGGCGAGCCGCATTGA
- a CDS encoding PAS domain S-box protein, giving the protein MAKADTMRLTGRRDPWRAHRPAAAALVLGLLVSITAWWLVRGWEARQRAPQVSEQVAVSAHALAKTLAHLVDDVQVLAQFCDAADAVSADAFARFTHPFLARHPGLQALEWVPRVQERERDAFEAQVRAEGLAGFRILERVGGEPRPAGARPEWFPVLRVAPLPGNAAALGLDQGADPLRRPALEQARDTGQPAASAPLILARETAGQHSLLVYVPQGPARVPGETPQARRDRVRGFAVGVLRLGDLMGGVIAQLPPNTVDLVLLDPHTPGVAGVLETHPARARPAGAPTLDPAAVIRDPLGQEVPISVAGRTLVLRGAPAPGTTPTPLLSLTLLGGGLIISLGLAWLVGYRRTAQTRLRKSEKRLRLALEAGHLGIYDWDTTDNRIVWTREHERLWGFAPGEFDGTYASFQSRVHPDDLAQIDAGLARAMARRDPYAAEFRVVWPDGSVHWVAGRGEFIFDATDRQARMYGTVTEITERKRTEAALRESEARLRLVIEHAPAALAVFDRELRYIAASRRWLADYGLSGRELTGLSHYAVFPEITDALKAVHRRALAGESVRAEEDRFERADGSVQWLRWEVCPWHDDQDQVGGIGIFSEDITAYKEAELALRAQHARLEAVFAAIPDVVIEYDAQLRLVRCNAAALRILGQTSTDFTRDQASSGLNFRPLEGGALPTERLPTSRALRGELVTGELFVMTTAAGEERVVSAYAVPLCHGERIDGVLALSHDMTERYRAERALRRYRQIVETSSEMLIFLDRELCLQVVNPAYAAFYGKTPEELQGRRVQDVVGPAVWSRIAAHLHASLAGEIQRLTLDGTNPQGRRWWLAAEQRPFHEGGAVQGIVVSLHDLTGIREAQAALEAERALLEERVMARTADLHASQAKLRTIYDLVPVGISITDPAGRLIDCNRASESLLGLTRDAQLQRTYDDPQWPLVRPDGTPMPPDEFASVRAMREGQPVQEVEMGVVRPDGTTWLSVSAMPARHPDYGVVIAFVDITERRRAAQALQTLTDRLQLATEAGGIGVWEWDLADSRLTWDERMYRLYGQPPRAGALSYADWTAAIAPADLPRIQAVLAAIMTGHETTFRDSFQVLWPGGSLHYIASSGRVIRDAAGAAQRLIGVNWDITAERQAHLALEASEARARAVIDASPVPLVLAHETGTVTYINAAFTEAFGYTLADIPTWTDLGLKAAPDPAYRQWVLETRRERLDQARRDGGLFEPMEVNICCKDGTTRTVMARATPLAGDECLNTVYDITDLKQAREQAEQAARSKAEFLAHMSHEIRTPMNGIIGLSELALRLGCSI; this is encoded by the coding sequence ATGGCAAAGGCGGACACCATGAGGCTCACCGGTCGGCGGGACCCCTGGCGGGCACACCGGCCCGCGGCCGCGGCCTTGGTCCTGGGCCTGCTGGTCAGCATCACGGCCTGGTGGCTGGTCCGCGGCTGGGAGGCCCGGCAGCGGGCGCCGCAGGTCAGTGAGCAGGTCGCGGTGAGCGCGCACGCGCTGGCGAAGACGCTTGCGCACCTGGTGGACGATGTGCAGGTGCTGGCCCAGTTCTGTGACGCCGCGGACGCGGTGAGCGCGGACGCCTTCGCCCGTTTCACCCATCCGTTTCTGGCACGGCATCCGGGCCTGCAGGCACTGGAATGGGTGCCGCGGGTGCAGGAGCGCGAGCGCGACGCCTTCGAGGCCCAGGTGCGGGCCGAGGGGCTCGCGGGGTTCAGGATACTGGAACGGGTCGGCGGGGAACCGCGGCCGGCGGGCGCGCGCCCCGAGTGGTTCCCGGTGTTGCGGGTCGCACCCCTGCCCGGCAATGCCGCGGCGCTGGGACTCGACCAGGGCGCGGACCCGCTGCGGCGGCCGGCCTTAGAGCAGGCGCGTGACACCGGGCAGCCGGCGGCCAGCGCGCCCTTGATCCTGGCGCGGGAGACCGCCGGTCAGCACAGCCTGCTCGTCTATGTGCCCCAGGGTCCGGCGCGCGTCCCGGGCGAGACCCCACAGGCCCGGCGGGACCGGGTGCGCGGCTTTGCCGTAGGCGTGCTGCGCCTGGGCGACCTCATGGGCGGGGTGATCGCCCAACTGCCGCCGAACACCGTCGATCTGGTCCTGTTGGACCCGCACACCCCCGGCGTCGCCGGGGTGCTGGAGACCCATCCCGCCCGCGCGCGGCCGGCCGGGGCGCCCACCCTGGACCCGGCGGCCGTCATCCGCGACCCCCTGGGCCAGGAGGTCCCGATCAGCGTCGCCGGACGCACCCTGGTGCTGCGCGGCGCTCCCGCGCCCGGGACCACACCCACTCCCCTGCTGTCACTCACCCTGCTGGGCGGCGGACTGATCATCAGTCTCGGCCTGGCCTGGCTCGTCGGCTACCGGCGGACGGCGCAGACCCGGTTGCGCAAGAGCGAGAAGCGGCTGCGCTTGGCCCTGGAGGCCGGCCATCTGGGCATCTATGACTGGGATACCACGGACAACCGTATCGTCTGGACCCGCGAACACGAGCGCCTCTGGGGCTTCGCGCCCGGCGAATTCGACGGCACCTATGCGTCCTTTCAAAGCCGCGTCCATCCGGACGATCTGGCGCAGATCGATGCCGGGCTGGCGCGTGCCATGGCACGACGTGACCCTTATGCCGCTGAATTTCGGGTGGTCTGGCCCGACGGCAGCGTCCATTGGGTGGCCGGCCGCGGTGAGTTCATCTTCGACGCAACGGATCGCCAGGCGCGTATGTACGGTACCGTTACTGAAATCACCGAACGCAAACGGACCGAGGCCGCACTGCGGGAGAGCGAGGCCCGCCTGCGCCTGGTGATCGAACACGCCCCGGCAGCACTGGCCGTGTTCGACCGGGAGCTGCGCTATATCGCCGCCAGCCGCCGTTGGCTCGCGGACTACGGACTGAGCGGGCGCGAGCTGACCGGCCTGTCCCACTATGCCGTCTTCCCCGAGATCACGGATGCCTTGAAGGCTGTCCACCGCCGCGCACTGGCCGGCGAGTCGGTGCGCGCGGAGGAGGACCGCTTCGAGCGCGCGGACGGTTCGGTACAGTGGTTGCGCTGGGAGGTCTGTCCGTGGCACGACGACCAGGACCAGGTGGGCGGCATCGGCATCTTTTCCGAGGACATCACCGCCTACAAAGAGGCGGAACTCGCCCTGCGCGCCCAGCACGCCCGGCTCGAGGCCGTTTTTGCGGCCATCCCCGATGTCGTCATCGAATACGACGCGCAGTTGCGGCTGGTGCGCTGTAACGCCGCCGCGCTGCGGATTCTCGGGCAGACGAGCACGGACTTCACCCGGGATCAGGCGAGCAGCGGGTTGAACTTCAGGCCCCTGGAAGGGGGCGCGCTGCCGACTGAACGCCTGCCGACCAGCCGGGCCCTGCGGGGTGAGCTGGTCACCGGTGAGCTCTTCGTGATGACGACGGCCGCGGGTGAGGAGCGCGTGGTCTCGGCCTATGCCGTCCCCCTCTGCCACGGCGAGCGGATCGATGGGGTGCTCGCCCTCTCGCACGACATGACGGAACGCTACCGGGCGGAGCGGGCACTGCGCCGCTATCGGCAGATCGTCGAGACCTCCAGCGAAATGCTGATCTTTCTGGACCGCGAACTGTGCCTGCAGGTGGTCAATCCGGCCTATGCCGCCTTCTACGGTAAGACCCCCGAGGAACTGCAAGGCCGGCGTGTTCAGGATGTGGTAGGTCCGGCAGTCTGGTCGCGGATCGCCGCGCACCTGCATGCGAGTCTGGCGGGTGAGATACAGCGCTTGACGCTTGACGGGACCAATCCGCAGGGCCGGCGGTGGTGGCTCGCGGCCGAGCAGCGGCCATTCCACGAGGGCGGCGCCGTGCAGGGCATCGTGGTGAGTCTCCATGACCTCACCGGCATTCGCGAGGCGCAGGCGGCCCTGGAGGCCGAGCGGGCGCTCCTGGAGGAGCGGGTCATGGCACGGACCGCCGATCTGCACGCCTCGCAGGCGAAGCTGCGCACCATCTACGACCTGGTGCCGGTCGGCATCTCCATCACTGACCCCGCGGGCCGCCTGATCGACTGCAACCGGGCCTCCGAAAGCCTCCTGGGCCTGACGCGGGACGCGCAACTGCAGCGGACCTATGACGACCCGCAATGGCCGCTGGTGCGCCCGGACGGGACACCCATGCCGCCGGACGAATTCGCCAGCGTGCGCGCCATGCGCGAAGGCCAGCCGGTGCAGGAGGTGGAAATGGGCGTGGTGCGCCCCGACGGGACCACCTGGCTCTCGGTCAGTGCCATGCCGGCGCGGCACCCCGATTACGGTGTGGTCATCGCCTTTGTGGACATCACCGAGCGCCGACGGGCCGCGCAGGCCTTACAGACCCTCACCGACCGGCTGCAACTGGCCACCGAGGCCGGCGGTATCGGGGTCTGGGAGTGGGACTTGGCCGACAGCCGGCTCACCTGGGACGAACGGATGTATCGCCTGTATGGGCAGCCGCCACGCGCCGGCGCCCTCTCTTACGCGGATTGGACCGCGGCGATCGCTCCTGCGGACCTGCCCAGGATTCAGGCGGTCCTCGCAGCGATCATGACCGGGCATGAAACGACTTTTCGCGACAGCTTCCAGGTACTCTGGCCGGGCGGCTCACTGCACTATATCGCCTCTTCCGGCAGGGTTATCCGGGATGCCGCCGGGGCGGCCCAGCGCCTGATCGGGGTCAATTGGGACATCACGGCCGAACGTCAGGCGCACTTGGCCCTGGAGGCCAGCGAGGCCCGCGCCCGGGCGGTGATCGACGCCTCGCCGGTACCCCTGGTGCTCGCACATGAAACCGGCACCGTGACCTATATCAATGCCGCCTTTACCGAGGCCTTCGGCTACACCCTGGCCGATATCCCCACCTGGACGGACTTGGGACTGAAGGCCGCACCGGACCCCGCGTATCGGCAATGGGTGCTGGAGACCCGCCGGGAACGCCTGGACCAGGCCAGACGCGACGGTGGACTGTTCGAGCCCATGGAGGTCAACATCTGCTGCAAGGACGGCACGACTCGCACCGTCATGGCACGCGCTACGCCCCTGGCGGGGGATGAGTGCCTCAACACCGTCTACGACATCACCGACCTCAAGCAGGCGCGGGAACAGGCAGAACAGGCGGCACGCAGCAAGGCCGAGTTTCTCGCCCACATGAGCCACGAGATCCGCACGCCGATGAACGGGATCATCGGTCTGTCCGAACTGGCGCTGCGGCTAGGATGTTCAATCTGA